TATCTCTTTAGTTGCAATACACTGACTTACGTATACCAACATAACCTTGACAGTCATATACAGAGATAGGGTTAGTCATGTAACGGAGGACTCCGTTTGACCTCTTCCTTGTTCTTTTGTTCTCCAGTAATTAGTCAGCAGGGAGGTTTACTCGGATCTGAAATATTGCTTAGTAATGCTTTCGAGAGATTtttgaatttatgttgtttccaaacAAAACCATAATTGTGcctttttgataatttaataaGTACAACGATGTATAAAATATAGATGTcctttaaatattttcatgtatttgGTGTTTTTCAGGCAGCCATAACTCCGATTTCACAAGCTATGAAAGGGGCCAGTTTAGAGGACGACGTCGCACAGCGGCATCTGGATCTTAGCTTATCAAATCCGGTAAGTCGTGTTAATTTTAGCTTATCAAATCCGGTAAGTCGTATTAATTTTAGCTTATCAAATCCGGTAAGTCGTATTAATTTTAGCTTATCAAATCCGGTAAGTCGTATTAATTTAAGCTTATCAAATCCAGTGAGTCGATATTAAATTTAGCTTATCAAATCCGGTAAGTCGATATTAATTTCAGCTTATCAAAATCCGATAAGTCGATATTAATTCAAGCTTATCAAATCCGGAAAGTCGATATTAATCTTAGCTTATCAAATCCGGTAAGTCGATATTAATTTTAGCCTATCAAATCCGGTAAGTCGATATTAATTTTAGCTTATCAAATCCGGTAAGTCGATATTAATTTCAACTTATCAAATACGGTAAGTCGATATCAATTTTAGCTTATCAAATCCGGTAAAATCGATATTGATTTTAACTTATCAAATCCGGTAAGTCGATATTAATTTCAGCTTATCAAATCCGGTAAGTCGATATTAATTTTAGCTTATCAAATCCGGTAAGTCGATATTAATTTCAGCTTATCAAATCCGGTAAGTCGATATTAATTTTAGCTTATCAAATCCGGTAAGTCGATATTAATTTCAGCTTATCAAATCCGGTAAGTCGATATTAATTTCAGCTTATCAAATCCGGTAAGTCGATATTAATTTTAGCTTATCAAATCCGGTAAGTCGATATTAATTTTAGCTTATCAAATCCGGTAAGTCGATATTAATTTCAGCTTATCAAATCCGGTAAGTCGatatcaatttcaataaaatgtgtatttaaatgaaatacGCATTCATTCCATCTCTCGATTAAAATCCTGTAGATTGGGAAATCAGCACgatgattttaatttcattttattcacgATGAATCATTTTCCAGCGTGAATGATATATCAAACGTGTTTCAATGCTTTCGTAACCGACATTTTAAAAGTCGATTTTCTTATAACTTGAAATTTAAAACTCTTGATTGTGTCATTGTAACAAATTGCGGAATTTTAGCACAGCATAATTAAAGTAAATTACAATAATTGTTTTGTCTTTATAGAACAAAGAATCCATGGCTTTTCCAACCAAATCACGTAAAAAGATTGATGATCATAACGaaaattctttatttaaaaaaagtcGTCTGGATGGTTCTAAGAATAAAGAGGTCATCCGAGATTTCGTGGCTAGTGGCATGCACAGTATGAATACCATCACAAGAGAGATGTTGAAACTGCCAGATTACATAAAGAAATACGCTAAGCCAATTATGTTAAAACCATCTTCAGATGACAGGAAAAAGTTGATAGAAAAATCCAGGAAACCTCTGAAAAAAGACGTAACTGTTGTTGGAAGCAATATACAAGATGAACGTAATGTCAACAACGAAATAAGAGATTTTACTATCACTCCTGATATAAATTCTATTACTAATAACTTCCTTAATCGTGTAGTGAATAATATCagagataattatgaatacgACCTATCTCAACCTGATTTCAACGATGAAAGCTATGAGTTCGATAGCTCAGAGGAGACCGATCCAAACTCTGAAGATGTAAACGATGAAAATCACTTATCCACAGATGAATTGTCATTAGACACCTCTAGTGAAGAGTCGAAAGGGGTTTCCATAGAACAGAAGGGTGAAAGTCAGTCGACAGAAGAAAACAGTGATGATCAGAAGGATGAAAGTCAGTCGACAGAAGAAGAAAACAGTGATGATCAGAAGGATGAAAGTCAGTCAACAGAAGAGGAAAACAGTGATGAACAGAAGGATGAAAGTCAGTCGACAGAAGAAGAAAACAGTGATGATCAGAAGGATGAAAGTCAGTCgacagaagaaaaaaacagTGATAATCAATCATCTGTGAAACAAAATGATGACGAACAATCGTTGAAAGAAGACGATAATCAAAAGTCATCGTCAGAGCAACAAGATGCAGAAAATCTATCAGCAGAAGACAATGATGATGAACAGAAGTCGTCAGAGGAACAGAAACAGTACAGTATATCTAAACATTCGTCAGAAGAGAAAGCAGATGATGATGAAGACGACATAGCTTCATTTGAAGTAAATGAGAAGAGGCAATCCTCTGAAGAGATTAATAACGCCGACCAGTGGTCGAACAACTACCCATTACATAAAAGTGACGTCGATTCAAATGAACTGGAAATCATCGAACCTCCTGAGCTGGATAATGACTACAGTTTTGAATATGACAACTCCCAAGATGAAGATAAATTTAAAGCAATTGTTGCTACGTCCTTAAATCTACAATATAATCTAAATTCCAACGAAAATTTGCAAGCTCCGGACAGCGATTCTAATTCGAATGAAAAAGATGTTAGTATCAATGACTCAAGTGAAAGTGATGAAACAGAGAAAGCCAGCGATGCAATCGACAGTGATGAAAACAGCAGAGGCGTCTCCCATAGTATGGATGAATCATCACATTCTGACGAGTCATCCAGTAATAACGACGATTCCTTGGAAAATATCGCATCCATCCAAGGAGAGAATGAGTCGACAGATGAAAAACAGAGTGAAATGTTAGATAGCGACTCTAGCAAAGAAACCGATGACTCGAATGAGAGCATGCCAGATAAGGTTAATCTATCTCTTGGTTATAAACAGAAAGAAAGAGACTCGGGAGAGACTGACACTGCTTTGAACATACTTAGTAATGCTGCAAGAATTGTTGAATATGACGCTGATACAGAAGATAAAtcaagagaaaataaaaaagcCCATTCTTCAACATCAAAAATTGCAGATGGTTTAACGTCAGGAAATTTAGACAAAGAATCAAATGAATCTCATTCAAGCAAGAGTTCAGAAAGTGATGATCAAAACGATTCACAAGAAAATAACCAAAGCACCGAGGATTCAATAGTAGAGAAAATTTCAAAGAGTGATGCATTTTCCAAAGAAAATGATGAATCGGTGGAAAGTGTTGATGCAAGCGACAGTATTGAATCTTTGGACAATTCAAAATCAGAAGAAATTAATGATGATGAGAGCGAAGAAAGCGATGAGGATTCCACACAAAAAGACAGTTCAGATGAAGAAAATCATATTGCAGGGGAAAGTAACGAAGAATCGAACAGCGTAAAATCAAAAGATGAAAGCTTGGATTCAAAGTACGATAAATCTTCCGAACAAATGGATGAAAGATCTACTGAAACGTCTATACAAGATAGCATGGAGATTGATTCAAACTCTGatgatcaatctgataaatcGACTAAAATGTCTAAGCCAGACGAAGGTCAAACACAAGAAATTAGTAATTCGGAGAGTAGCAATACTTCGCAGCAAAGCTCAGATAAATCTATTGAAAATTCAAAAGACTCAAGTGAAATCTCCGAGGATGAAAATACCTATTCAGAGGAAAATAATGCCTTGAAGCAAAGTGTCGACGAATCAATCGACATATCTAAAGCAGGAAGTAGCCATGACACAAAAAGCATCGATGTTTCCACAGAAATGTTTGAACTCGTCAGCAGTCAGACATCAAACGAGGATAGCGGTGATTTGAAGAAAGAAAGCGATGACTCGAGTATATCTAGTAAAGCTGaaagtattgaaaagtcatCCGAGGTGAGAGATTCAAAGAACACAGATGCATCAATCGAGAAAGGATATTCTTTGAATGCGAGATCTGAATCCGAAAGCATAGAAAAATCAGATGAGGATCGTGGTAATTCTAATGAAGATCATACATCTATGGAAAACGGCAATAAATCGTTTGAAAAATCAAGAATAGGCAACAATCGAAATTCTGATGAAGGAAAAATTTCAGAACAAAGTGTCAGTGACTCGACCGAAAGTTTTGAGAGAGATGAAAATGACAGTAATTCTGGTGAATCATATAGTGACAATTCTTCAGAACAGGAGACtgaaaaatcaaatgaaaatattaaatcgGAGAGTATTGAAAACTCTCAAGAAGATAATCAAGATTCAAAATCCGACGATGCATCAAACGAAAGCGTCAATGAATCAACTGAAACTTCTAAATCGGACAGCAGTGAAATTTCAGACGAGTATGGCAATGATTTTCAAAGCATATCTAAGGAAATTGACGATGAATCGACTGAAAAGAGTAGAAACTCGATGAAGAATAACGGTGAATCTATTTATTATGATTCTACTGAAGGCATACCGAAAGATAGTAGTGGAATATCATACGATTCTAGAACCAGTGCTAGTTTGGAGTCAAAAAGTGGACAATCTGATGAAAGCTCTGAATCAAACAGCATTGACAAATCAGATGAAATTGGCGATTCAGAAACTGCTGATTCTTCAGATCACTTTAGCCATACATCGATAGAAAACTCAAAAGTAGATAGCAGTACCACTGATATGAGTGGCAATTCCAAGGTAGATGAGGTTTCAAGTCACAGCAGCGACAAATCAGCCGAAAATACTAGATTGCAAAATAGCATGTTTACAAAACCAATCAAAGATTCAACTGAAACCGTTGAATCGTTACGTCAAATTCTTCATGAT
Above is a genomic segment from Ostrea edulis chromosome 3, xbOstEdul1.1, whole genome shotgun sequence containing:
- the LOC125676676 gene encoding dentin sialophosphoprotein-like: MKGHCKDPELALAKEAILQAQAQTTKWITMTVVISCVGVLGVTAIMMGVYLSGNLHQEDDDEYMVTITPISQAMKGASLEDDVAQRHLDLSLSNPNKESMAFPTKSRKKIDDHNENSLFKKSRLDGSKNKEVIRDFVASGMHSMNTITREMLKLPDYIKKYAKPIMLKPSSDDRKKLIEKSRKPLKKDVTVVGSNIQDERNVNNEIRDFTITPDINSITNNFLNRVVNNIRDNYEYDLSQPDFNDESYEFDSSEETDPNSEDVNDENHLSTDELSLDTSSEESKGVSIEQKGESQSTEENSDDQKDESQSTEEENSDDQKDESQSTEEENSDEQKDESQSTEEENSDDQKDESQSTEEKNSDNQSSVKQNDDEQSLKEDDNQKSSSEQQDAENLSAEDNDDEQKSSEEQKQYSISKHSSEEKADDDEDDIASFEVNEKRQSSEEINNADQWSNNYPLHKSDVDSNELEIIEPPELDNDYSFEYDNSQDEDKFKAIVATSLNLQYNLNSNENLQAPDSDSNSNEKDVSINDSSESDETEKASDAIDSDENSRGVSHSMDESSHSDESSSNNDDSLENIASIQGENESTDEKQSEMLDSDSSKETDDSNESMPDKVNLSLGYKQKERDSGETDTALNILSNAARIVEYDADTEDKSRENKKAHSSTSKIADGLTSGNLDKESNESHSSKSSESDDQNDSQENNQSTEDSIVEKISKSDAFSKENDESVESVDASDSIESLDNSKSEEINDDESEESDEDSTQKDSSDEENHIAGESNEESNSVKSKDESLDSKYDKSSEQMDERSTETSIQDSMEIDSNSDDQSDKSTKMSKPDEGQTQEISNSESSNTSQQSSDKSIENSKDSSEISEDENTYSEENNALKQSVDESIDISKAGSSHDTKSIDVSTEMFELVSSQTSNEDSGDLKKESDDSSISSKAESIEKSSEVRDSKNTDASIEKGYSLNARSESESIEKSDEDRGNSNEDHTSMENGNKSFEKSRIGNNRNSDEGKISEQSVSDSTESFERDENDSNSGESYSDNSSEQETEKSNENIKSESIENSQEDNQDSKSDDASNESVNESTETSKSDSSEISDEYGNDFQSISKEIDDESTEKSRNSMKNNGESIYYDSTEGIPKDSSGISYDSRTSASLESKSGQSDESSESNSIDKSDEIGDSETADSSDHFSHTSIENSKVDSSTTDMSGNSKVDEVSSHSSDKSAENTRLQNSMFTKPIKDSTETVESLRQILHDSFRDSKESKPSLENSKESTEDSDEKPKYSKETDESASQNFDDSSKDSHESQPNAEQPKGSTQDSVQISKSSLEESDSKEHTSNSAGEKDSLEDYSGLTQFKSSDYDLHNLHLYYDDRKETVQRDISASAGKENSQNDDSREYETKSKDWEEEHPVKSIYESTTVTYDSTGKDSTEEKDKTYSPRSEDFPEGIFDDQIYLDFMHRPIEKIQNIAAEPYFKVLNADVEKPVKQVSEESKEGKSDKEDSENNLPSHVKNIEKHERYDDSEESRESTNDANPADLHFLNNHRTTTDDGTDEYFMPSNFFHFGQTRNPFNNRNDAPSTDFNNVITTPIPTVPASHYVDYNDSQHSSFSHAVGSDVPQASFLSSLKNNRHVVKDYQNNHHNQHTLHTDDFALAGNYGDNPYGGTWNYDNNDDSERQYTNKQQQTRKKYHGNTFSLLRGFHQESQYVHTDDYSQDHTNYRDDSETVNSYMNDDNHWISHGGSSNNAGNQHPSHSDHSSQWHSASTTDDNSFNQPATTNHWSTGDKQALTEQANRRDENIFLDPVTNYFSNSVHRDTFGRPNDQLNIHINVPSDDTHTQQHLNTHTNNIQPHLDSHRYDDRASFDTVRNFHSPVHDQIFNTEHSDKRNYDTSTIPYTSPSISNILQPSQLHRNPFAADDSTFGENNDSNQEDDYRYNNQDYESHNGNNDYSDDNDDDDEDR